A window of the Streptomyces sp. NBC_00454 genome harbors these coding sequences:
- a CDS encoding TetR/AcrR family transcriptional regulator gives MARARSEERRAEIVRAAVEVIAERGYRGASLGAVAERVGLTQQGLLHYFPTKEALLVAVLQERDRWDTGGGSRPAAGEWRLDLLASLVDYNSMRPGIVQTFSALLGESVTDGHPAREFFTERYAQVRSEMTAVLRGEFGDRLPSGLTPEQVAPLLVAVLDGLQYQWLLAPESVDMPGAFRSFLTLLQGPPA, from the coding sequence ATGGCCAGGGCGAGAAGTGAGGAACGGCGGGCGGAGATCGTCCGCGCGGCCGTCGAGGTCATCGCGGAGCGCGGCTACCGCGGCGCCTCCCTGGGCGCGGTCGCCGAACGCGTGGGCCTGACCCAGCAGGGGCTGCTGCACTACTTCCCCACCAAGGAGGCGCTGCTGGTCGCCGTCCTGCAGGAGCGCGACCGCTGGGACACCGGCGGCGGCAGCCGCCCCGCGGCCGGCGAGTGGCGCCTCGACCTGCTGGCCTCGCTGGTGGACTACAACTCCATGCGCCCGGGAATCGTGCAGACCTTCTCGGCGCTCCTCGGCGAGAGCGTCACCGACGGCCACCCCGCGCGGGAGTTCTTCACCGAGCGGTACGCGCAGGTGCGCTCCGAGATGACGGCGGTCCTGCGCGGCGAGTTCGGCGACCGCCTCCCCTCGGGCCTCACCCCCGAACAGGTGGCCCCGCTGCTGGTCGCCGTGCTGGACGGGCTGCAGTACCAGTGGCTGCTCGCCCCGGAGTCGGTGGACATGCCCGGCGCCTTCCGCTCCTTCCTGACGCTCCTCCAGGGCCCCCCGGCCTGA
- a CDS encoding low temperature requirement protein A: MGAVEMNADGATGAVAEGEPAEKKVSWSELFFDLVLVFAVTQVSALLHHDHTWGGVGRALIVFVPVYWVWVGATVHANTHDADRARTRLGLFAIGLCGLMMALAVPGVFGERGPLFACGYLGARLALALLVHPGLRLRPSPVALSVVFSGPLLVTGAFLDGWARTGLWALAAAADLASPRLTRRHMIRIPFDSGHLAERFGLFVMIALGESIVAIGAPVAAREHLAAGPLLAVATAFTLACGLWWVYFHLAADAIRHGLQAAAVPADVVRQVLSYGHLSLIASVIAVAVGMAEAVARPGGRLPLAVTALLYGGCALYLATYGYTRWHLFHKWSLTRLTAAAAVLALLPVAAALPALGALALLAGAVAALNLTELGFVRRRGELPSRAAA; this comes from the coding sequence ATGGGGGCCGTGGAGATGAACGCGGACGGGGCGACGGGCGCGGTCGCGGAGGGGGAACCCGCCGAGAAGAAGGTCTCGTGGTCGGAGCTGTTCTTCGACCTGGTCCTGGTGTTCGCGGTCACCCAGGTGTCCGCGCTCCTGCACCACGACCACACCTGGGGCGGCGTCGGCCGCGCCCTGATCGTCTTCGTGCCGGTCTACTGGGTGTGGGTCGGTGCCACCGTCCACGCCAACACCCATGACGCGGACCGCGCGCGGACCCGGCTGGGCCTCTTCGCCATCGGTCTGTGCGGACTCATGATGGCCCTGGCCGTTCCCGGCGTCTTCGGGGAGCGCGGACCGCTCTTCGCCTGCGGCTACCTCGGCGCGCGGCTCGCGCTCGCCCTGCTCGTCCACCCCGGCCTGCGCCTGCGGCCGTCCCCGGTGGCCCTGTCCGTGGTCTTCAGCGGGCCCCTCCTGGTGACGGGGGCCTTCCTCGACGGGTGGGCGCGGACCGGGCTGTGGGCGCTGGCCGCCGCGGCCGACCTGGCCTCCCCCCGGCTGACGCGCCGCCACATGATCCGCATCCCCTTCGACTCGGGCCATCTCGCGGAGCGGTTCGGGCTGTTCGTGATGATCGCCCTCGGGGAGTCCATCGTGGCGATCGGGGCTCCGGTGGCCGCCCGCGAGCACCTGGCCGCGGGCCCGCTGCTGGCCGTCGCCACGGCGTTCACCCTGGCCTGCGGCCTGTGGTGGGTGTACTTCCACCTCGCCGCCGACGCGATCCGGCACGGGCTGCAGGCGGCGGCCGTACCGGCCGACGTGGTGCGCCAGGTGCTCTCGTACGGGCACCTCTCCCTCATCGCCTCGGTGATCGCGGTCGCCGTCGGCATGGCGGAGGCCGTCGCCCGGCCGGGCGGCCGGCTGCCACTGGCCGTGACCGCCCTGCTGTACGGGGGCTGCGCGCTCTACCTCGCCACGTACGGGTACACGCGCTGGCACCTGTTCCACAAGTGGTCGCTGACCCGGCTGACCGCGGCGGCGGCCGTCCTCGCCCTGCTCCCCGTCGCGGCGGCGCTGCCCGCCCTGGGGGCGCTCGCCCTGCTGGCCGGGGCGGTCGCGGCCCTCAACCTGACCGAGCTGGGCTTCGTACGCCGCCGCGGCGAACTCCCCAGCCGCGCGGCGGCGTAG
- a CDS encoding RNA-guided endonuclease InsQ/TnpB family protein, which translates to MDLGEAGHARHTFRVRVSSTALTRLEAEWARCRWVWNECVAMSRKVHTRNKTASEKVTCGPSQLDKMLTEARRSMAWLREGSSVPQQQIIRDFAKSRAKALKDIKARLPMRQRAGMPKYKKKHVTDPTLNYTQRGFRLKDGRLHLAGGISVTVVWSRDLPKPPSSVRVYRDSLGHWYASFVVPATTEALPSTGAVIGIDWGVRETATTTSDDHDLPHGEYGRRAAGRLAHYQRLMARRRAPRGKAQSKGYREARRQAARAYKKIARRRQDTGRKWAKKVVRDHDALAVEDFRPKFLAKSTMARKAADAAIGGAKTALIEMARKHGRIVHLVHPAHTTMDCAQCGARTKHALPLSERTYTCTECGAVSPRDKNSAHVMLVRAGLNPAGADRVRPDSPLGRQAA; encoded by the coding sequence ATGGACCTTGGGGAGGCCGGGCATGCCCGGCACACCTTCCGGGTCCGCGTGTCGTCCACTGCGCTTACCCGGCTTGAGGCGGAGTGGGCGCGGTGCCGGTGGGTGTGGAACGAGTGCGTGGCCATGTCCCGCAAGGTCCACACCCGGAACAAGACGGCCAGCGAGAAGGTGACGTGTGGTCCGTCGCAGCTCGACAAGATGCTGACCGAGGCCCGACGCTCGATGGCGTGGCTGCGTGAGGGCAGCAGCGTTCCGCAGCAGCAGATCATCCGGGACTTCGCCAAGTCCCGCGCGAAGGCGCTCAAGGACATCAAGGCCCGGTTGCCGATGCGGCAGCGTGCCGGGATGCCGAAGTACAAGAAGAAGCACGTAACGGATCCCACGCTCAACTACACGCAGCGCGGCTTCCGGCTGAAGGACGGGCGTCTGCATCTGGCCGGGGGCATCAGTGTGACCGTGGTGTGGTCGCGGGATCTGCCCAAGCCGCCGTCGTCGGTGCGTGTGTACCGGGACAGCCTTGGGCACTGGTACGCCAGTTTCGTGGTCCCCGCGACCACCGAGGCACTGCCCTCCACGGGCGCGGTGATCGGCATCGACTGGGGTGTGAGGGAGACCGCGACCACCACCTCCGACGATCACGACCTGCCCCACGGCGAGTACGGCAGGAGAGCCGCCGGTCGCCTGGCGCACTATCAGCGGTTGATGGCCCGCCGCCGCGCACCCAGGGGCAAGGCCCAGTCGAAGGGCTACCGTGAAGCCCGGCGTCAGGCTGCGAGGGCGTACAAGAAGATCGCCCGGAGGCGCCAGGACACCGGCCGCAAGTGGGCCAAGAAGGTGGTCCGCGACCATGATGCCCTCGCGGTGGAGGACTTCCGCCCGAAGTTCCTCGCCAAGTCCACCATGGCCCGCAAAGCGGCAGACGCCGCGATCGGCGGCGCCAAGACGGCCCTGATCGAGATGGCGCGCAAGCACGGGCGCATCGTGCACCTTGTCCATCCCGCGCACACCACCATGGACTGCGCGCAGTGCGGAGCGAGAACCAAGCACGCACTACCTCTCTCGGAACGTACCTATACCTGCACCGAGTGCGGAGCCGTGTCCCCCAGGGACAAGAACTCCGCACACGTCATGCTGGTCCGGGCTGGTCTCAACCCGGCTGGTGCCGATCGCGTAAGACCTGACAGCCCGCTGGGCCGCCAGGCTGCGTGA
- a CDS encoding carbon-nitrogen hydrolase family protein codes for MKIAAAQLTCAPADVPANAARAAALAVRAREEGAELVVFPELVLTGYALPAIAADPGLWLSGPEDPRLDPVRSAGTATAVNVALRADGPRPVIATLVHDARGAHVTTYVKQHLYRHEQEVFAAGGVPGRFELGGIGFSLGICYDNHFPEVPGAGAAAGCRVHLASSLYGTGGGIAERSTIHPGIARDHGMYVALANHVGPAGPWTGCGGAAVWAPGGALLAEADDRTPSLALAEVGQEVGLEVGPQAGPPVGA; via the coding sequence GTGAAGATCGCCGCCGCGCAGCTGACCTGCGCCCCCGCCGACGTGCCCGCCAACGCCGCACGGGCGGCCGCCCTCGCCGTCCGGGCCCGCGAGGAGGGTGCGGAGCTGGTGGTCTTCCCCGAGCTGGTGCTGACCGGCTACGCGTTGCCCGCGATCGCCGCCGACCCCGGCCTGTGGCTGAGCGGGCCCGAGGATCCCCGACTGGACCCCGTCCGCTCCGCCGGGACCGCCACCGCCGTCAACGTCGCCCTGCGCGCGGACGGCCCCCGGCCCGTCATCGCGACCCTGGTGCACGACGCGCGGGGCGCGCACGTGACCACGTACGTCAAGCAGCACCTCTACCGGCACGAGCAGGAGGTCTTCGCCGCGGGCGGGGTCCCCGGCCGCTTCGAACTCGGCGGGATCGGCTTCTCCTTGGGGATCTGCTACGACAACCACTTCCCGGAGGTGCCCGGCGCGGGCGCGGCCGCCGGCTGCCGGGTCCACCTGGCGAGCTCGCTCTACGGGACGGGCGGCGGCATCGCCGAGCGGAGCACGATCCACCCCGGGATCGCCCGGGACCACGGGATGTACGTGGCCCTCGCCAACCACGTCGGACCGGCCGGCCCGTGGACCGGATGCGGCGGCGCGGCCGTATGGGCCCCGGGCGGGGCGCTGCTGGCCGAGGCCGACGACCGTACGCCGTCGCTCGCCCTGGCGGAGGTCGGGCAGGAGGTCGGACTGGAGGTCGGTCCGCAGGCCGGGCCGCCGGTCGGAGCCTGA
- a CDS encoding class I SAM-dependent methyltransferase, which yields MDRNVRSVDDVLALMDSLFAPEADRWTPDGASWWDGFYADRDRPVPFFAAKPDENLVSCLERGLIPRGGRALDLGCGPGRNALYLDSLGFEVDAVDLSPTALAWAGERARAAGSAVRFHHGDAFGEAGAALVGPYDLIYDSGCFHHLPPHRRVSYLALLERLLAPGGRFALTCFASGAMGSELPDAEFYGRARLEGGLAYTPQALRWVFSDLAEVELRRMNDEPPASASFGEAFLWTALFRRPDGTGAATAA from the coding sequence ATGGACCGGAACGTACGCAGTGTCGACGACGTGCTCGCCCTGATGGATTCGCTCTTCGCACCGGAGGCCGACCGCTGGACGCCCGACGGCGCCTCCTGGTGGGACGGCTTCTACGCGGACCGCGACCGGCCGGTGCCGTTCTTCGCGGCGAAGCCCGACGAGAACCTGGTCTCCTGCCTGGAGCGCGGCCTGATCCCCCGCGGCGGCCGCGCCCTCGACCTGGGCTGCGGCCCCGGCCGCAACGCCCTGTACCTGGACTCGCTGGGCTTCGAGGTGGACGCCGTCGACCTCTCCCCCACCGCCCTGGCCTGGGCCGGGGAGCGAGCCCGTGCGGCGGGTTCGGCGGTCCGCTTCCACCACGGGGACGCCTTCGGCGAAGCGGGGGCCGCGCTCGTGGGACCGTACGACCTGATCTACGACTCCGGCTGCTTCCACCACCTGCCCCCGCACCGCCGCGTCAGCTACCTGGCCCTGCTGGAGCGGCTCCTGGCGCCCGGCGGCCGCTTCGCCCTCACCTGCTTCGCCTCGGGCGCGATGGGGTCCGAGCTGCCCGACGCCGAGTTCTACGGCCGGGCCCGCCTCGAAGGCGGCCTCGCGTACACGCCTCAGGCACTGCGCTGGGTGTTCTCCGACCTCGCGGAGGTCGAGCTGCGCCGGATGAACGACGAACCGCCCGCCTCGGCCTCCTTCGGCGAGGCCTTCCTCTGGACGGCGCTCTTCCGCAGGCCGGACGGGACCGGAGCGGCAACGGCCGCCTAG
- a CDS encoding EI24 domain-containing protein, protein MRDLAGGFGYLLAGQRWVFRHGRWLGFGLLPGLVSLVLYAGALIGLGYGADDLTAWATPFADGWSSPWLGLFRGFLTALLFSLGLFVAVITFTAVTLLVGQPFYESLSEQVDRSEGGEVPESGLTLWQELWISARDSLRILGKVLLYGILLFGLGFIPVLGQTVVPAVGFCVSGFFLTQELTSVALMRRRVELSGQLELLRSRRMLALGFGVPLVLAFLVPLVAVFLMPGAVAGATLMARDLVGADESSEPEPEQGRAATEAPGETPAGSFGAFGAQA, encoded by the coding sequence ATGCGTGATCTTGCGGGGGGATTCGGCTATCTGCTGGCCGGACAGCGATGGGTGTTCCGGCACGGCCGGTGGCTCGGCTTCGGACTGCTGCCGGGGCTGGTCTCCCTGGTGCTCTACGCCGGGGCCCTGATCGGCCTCGGCTACGGCGCCGACGACCTGACCGCCTGGGCGACCCCCTTCGCCGACGGCTGGTCCTCGCCGTGGCTCGGGCTCTTCCGCGGGTTCCTGACCGCCCTGCTCTTCTCCCTCGGGCTCTTCGTCGCGGTGATCACCTTCACCGCCGTGACCCTGCTCGTGGGCCAGCCGTTCTACGAGTCCCTCTCGGAGCAGGTCGACCGCAGCGAGGGCGGCGAGGTCCCCGAGTCGGGGCTCACGCTCTGGCAGGAGCTGTGGATCTCCGCCCGGGACAGCCTGCGGATCCTCGGCAAGGTCCTGCTCTACGGGATCCTGCTCTTCGGCCTCGGTTTCATCCCGGTCCTCGGGCAGACCGTGGTCCCGGCCGTCGGATTCTGCGTCTCGGGCTTCTTCCTGACCCAGGAGCTCACTTCCGTCGCCCTGATGCGCCGCCGGGTGGAGCTCTCCGGGCAGCTGGAACTGCTGCGCTCGCGGCGGATGCTGGCGCTCGGCTTCGGGGTGCCGCTGGTGCTGGCGTTCCTGGTGCCGCTCGTCGCCGTGTTCCTGATGCCCGGCGCGGTGGCCGGAGCGACGCTGATGGCCCGGGACCTGGTGGGCGCCGACGAGTCGTCGGAGCCGGAGCCGGAGCAGGGCCGGGCGGCCACCGAGGCCCCCGGGGAGACCCCGGCCGGCAGCTTCGGGGCCTTCGGCGCGCAGGCCTAG
- a CDS encoding organic hydroperoxide resistance protein, which produces MSIQQSDVLYTAVATAENGRDGRVATNDGSLDVVVNPPKEMGGSGAGTNPEQLFAAGYSACFQGALGVVARNENADISGSTVTAEVGIGKNDEGFGIIVKISATIPNVDAATAKDLIEKAHQVCPYSKATRGNITVELAV; this is translated from the coding sequence ATGTCCATCCAGCAGTCCGACGTTCTCTACACCGCCGTCGCCACCGCCGAGAACGGCCGTGACGGTCGCGTCGCCACCAACGACGGCTCGCTCGACGTCGTCGTGAACCCGCCGAAGGAGATGGGCGGCAGCGGCGCCGGCACCAACCCGGAGCAGCTCTTCGCCGCCGGCTACAGCGCCTGCTTCCAGGGTGCGCTCGGCGTCGTCGCCCGCAACGAGAACGCCGACATCTCCGGCTCCACGGTCACCGCCGAGGTCGGCATCGGCAAGAACGACGAGGGCTTCGGCATCATCGTCAAGATCTCGGCCACCATCCCGAACGTGGACGCCGCCACCGCCAAGGACCTCATCGAGAAGGCCCACCAGGTCTGCCCGTACTCCAAGGCGACCCGTGGCAACATCACGGTCGAGCTCGCGGTCTGA
- a CDS encoding NADP-dependent oxidoreductase, with amino-acid sequence MSEIPAVSREWHLVRRPQGWPVAEDFALREAPVNAEPAAGRILVRNLHMSVDPYMRGRMNDAKSYVPPFQLDQPMQGGAVGEVVASAAEGFAVGDHVLHPLGWREYAELDAAHATKVDASLAPLSAYLGVLGMPGLTAYAGLFEVASFKEGDAVFVSGAAGAVGSLVGQFAKIKGASRVIGSAGSDEKVTLLTEKYGFDAAFNYKNAPVAEQLPQAAPEGIDVYFDNVGGDHLEAAISALNVNGRATLCGAIAHYNDTEVAPGPRNLMMVIGKRLRLQGILVSDHAALQPQFVQDVAGWLRSGQLVADETVVEGVENATEAFLGMLRGDNTGKMIVSFTR; translated from the coding sequence ATGTCCGAGATCCCTGCCGTCAGCCGTGAGTGGCACCTCGTCCGCCGCCCGCAGGGCTGGCCCGTCGCCGAGGACTTCGCCCTGCGCGAGGCCCCGGTGAACGCCGAGCCCGCCGCCGGCCGGATTCTGGTGCGCAACCTCCACATGTCCGTGGACCCGTACATGCGCGGCCGGATGAACGACGCGAAGTCCTACGTCCCGCCCTTCCAGCTCGACCAGCCCATGCAGGGTGGCGCGGTCGGCGAGGTCGTCGCCTCCGCCGCCGAGGGCTTCGCCGTCGGTGACCACGTCCTGCACCCGCTGGGCTGGCGCGAGTACGCGGAGCTCGACGCCGCGCACGCCACCAAGGTCGACGCCTCGCTCGCCCCGCTCTCCGCCTACCTCGGCGTGCTCGGCATGCCGGGCCTGACCGCCTACGCCGGCCTCTTCGAGGTCGCCTCCTTCAAGGAGGGTGACGCCGTCTTCGTCTCCGGCGCCGCCGGTGCGGTCGGCAGCCTCGTCGGCCAGTTCGCGAAGATCAAGGGCGCCTCCCGCGTCATCGGCTCCGCCGGATCCGACGAGAAGGTGACGCTCCTCACGGAGAAGTACGGCTTCGACGCCGCCTTCAACTACAAGAACGCCCCCGTCGCCGAGCAGCTGCCGCAGGCCGCCCCCGAGGGCATCGACGTCTACTTCGACAACGTCGGCGGCGACCACCTGGAGGCGGCCATCTCCGCCCTCAACGTGAACGGCCGGGCCACCCTGTGCGGGGCCATCGCCCACTACAACGACACCGAGGTCGCGCCCGGTCCGCGCAACCTGATGATGGTCATCGGCAAGCGCCTGCGCCTGCAGGGCATCCTGGTCAGCGACCACGCCGCGCTGCAGCCGCAGTTCGTCCAGGACGTGGCCGGCTGGCTGCGCTCCGGGCAGCTCGTGGCCGACGAAACGGTCGTGGAGGGCGTGGAGAACGCCACCGAGGCCTTCCTCGGAATGCTGCGCGGGGACAACACCGGAAAGATGATCGTTTCTTTCACCCGTTAG
- a CDS encoding MarR family winged helix-turn-helix transcriptional regulator, which translates to MPSRRVDPLTVEVVELIGTVVARYHEEYEHAAASHQLTGAQARVLNLLSLEPMAMRKIAQKLKCEPSNITGIVDRLETRGLVERRPDPADRRVKLAAPTDEGLQTADRLRESLDFAREPLAGLSTEERTVLRDLLRRMLG; encoded by the coding sequence ATGCCCAGTCGTCGCGTAGACCCCCTGACCGTTGAGGTCGTCGAGCTCATCGGTACCGTCGTGGCCCGCTACCACGAGGAATACGAGCACGCGGCCGCCAGCCACCAGCTCACCGGGGCCCAGGCCCGCGTCCTCAATCTGCTCTCGCTGGAGCCGATGGCGATGCGCAAGATCGCCCAGAAGCTGAAGTGCGAGCCGTCCAACATCACCGGCATCGTGGACCGCCTGGAGACCCGCGGTCTGGTCGAGCGCCGCCCGGACCCGGCCGACCGCCGGGTGAAGCTGGCCGCGCCCACCGACGAGGGCCTGCAGACCGCCGACCGGCTGCGCGAATCTCTGGACTTCGCGCGCGAACCGCTGGCCGGCCTCTCCACCGAGGAGCGGACGGTCCTGCGGGACCTGCTCAGGCGGATGCTGGGCTGA
- a CDS encoding esterase/lipase family protein, with translation MLTARQRLLALLTLCLALLAAPVLPAQAAVPASGHVPVVFVHGYNADPGVWGSLREDLRADGYADSELFSFGYDTHQSVNEVLSSRLAAYVDEVRRQTGAARVDLVAHSFGSLVTRWYVKFGGGGALVDHWVSLAGPNHGTSTAWACALWDQACRDMTPGSYVVKNLNAGDETPGAVKYATFWSNCDEVINPDDSVPLTGAANTPVGCLKHNDLLGDDPTSAGVRAFLRS, from the coding sequence ATGCTGACGGCCCGCCAGAGACTGCTCGCCCTCCTGACGCTCTGCCTGGCGCTGCTCGCCGCGCCCGTCCTCCCGGCCCAGGCGGCCGTCCCCGCCTCCGGACACGTTCCGGTGGTCTTCGTCCACGGCTACAACGCCGATCCCGGAGTCTGGGGTTCCCTGCGCGAGGACCTGCGCGCCGACGGGTACGCCGACTCCGAGCTCTTCTCCTTCGGCTACGACACCCACCAGTCCGTCAACGAGGTCCTCTCCAGCCGGCTCGCCGCCTACGTGGACGAGGTCCGCCGCCAGACCGGCGCCGCCCGCGTGGACCTCGTCGCCCACTCCTTCGGCTCGCTCGTCACCCGCTGGTACGTGAAGTTCGGCGGCGGCGGCGCCTTGGTGGACCACTGGGTCTCCCTGGCCGGCCCCAACCACGGCACCTCCACCGCCTGGGCCTGCGCCCTGTGGGACCAGGCCTGCCGCGACATGACCCCCGGCTCCTACGTGGTGAAGAACCTCAACGCCGGCGACGAGACCCCCGGCGCCGTGAAGTACGCGACCTTCTGGTCGAACTGCGACGAGGTCATCAACCCCGACGACAGCGTCCCGCTCACCGGCGCCGCGAACACCCCCGTGGGCTGCCTCAAGCACAACGACCTGCTCGGCGACGACCCCACCTCGGCGGGGGTACGGGCCTTCCTGCGCTCCTAG
- a CDS encoding rod shape-determining protein: MTVSLEQLRRCHVAVDLGAARTRVYVKGAGLVVDEPSVAAVNTRTGALIAVGTFAERMTGRTPDYIRVVRPVSGGTVVDIEMAQRMLRHLLGEKLRRALRRKPRLRAAACTPHDADPLAQRATVETLVGLGARRVELVDTLIAAAVGCGLPVEQPTATMIMVCGAAATQVAVLSLGSIVTAVRIPVGGEAIDHAVVQHLRHAHELMLPSQAVRPLQLALHGNGITAEGPASTLIHGRDVSTGLARSVHVDTAAVRDAIYTPLTAVLDGIGKVLRDCPPDLVADLTDRGIMMVGGSALLPGLDQMLRDATGMPVAIAERPDICAVLGLGMMLEGKIAPMVLNPLAE; the protein is encoded by the coding sequence GTGACCGTCAGTCTTGAGCAGTTGCGCCGCTGCCACGTTGCCGTCGACCTCGGAGCAGCCAGGACCCGCGTCTACGTCAAGGGCGCCGGGCTGGTCGTGGACGAGCCCAGCGTCGCCGCGGTGAACACGCGGACCGGCGCACTCATCGCCGTCGGCACCTTCGCCGAACGGATGACCGGCCGCACGCCCGACTACATCCGCGTCGTGCGCCCCGTCTCCGGCGGCACCGTCGTGGACATCGAGATGGCCCAGCGCATGCTGCGCCACCTCCTCGGCGAGAAGCTGCGGCGCGCCCTGCGCCGCAAGCCGCGGCTGCGGGCCGCCGCCTGCACCCCGCACGACGCCGACCCGCTCGCCCAGCGGGCCACCGTGGAAACCCTCGTCGGGCTCGGCGCCCGCCGCGTCGAACTGGTCGACACCCTGATCGCGGCGGCCGTCGGCTGCGGCCTGCCCGTGGAGCAGCCGACCGCGACGATGATCATGGTGTGCGGGGCCGCGGCCACCCAGGTCGCCGTCCTGTCGCTGGGCTCGATCGTCACCGCCGTACGGATCCCGGTCGGCGGCGAGGCCATCGACCACGCGGTGGTCCAGCACCTGCGCCACGCGCACGAGCTGATGCTGCCCAGCCAGGCCGTCCGCCCGCTCCAGCTGGCCCTGCACGGCAACGGCATCACCGCCGAGGGCCCGGCCTCCACCCTCATCCACGGCCGCGACGTGTCCACCGGACTCGCCCGGTCCGTCCACGTGGACACCGCGGCCGTCCGGGACGCCATCTACACCCCGCTGACCGCCGTGCTCGACGGCATCGGGAAGGTGCTGCGCGACTGCCCGCCGGACCTGGTGGCGGACCTGACGGACCGAGGGATCATGATGGTGGGTGGCAGCGCCCTGCTGCCCGGCCTGGACCAGATGCTCCGCGACGCGACCGGAATGCCGGTGGCCATCGCGGAACGACCCGACATCTGCGCGGTACTGGGTCTCGGCATGATGCTGGAAGGGAAGATCGCCCCCATGGTTCTGAACCCGCTGGCCGAATGA
- a CDS encoding GAF domain-containing protein, whose product MTHAEPLPPDDGDGHPSSLPVLLEAVLSVGSELELRTTLQHIVDSATELCAARYGALGVVDPERIRLTELFTTGVTEAEKAAIGHLPDGRSGLLGALIADPRPLLLDDLSQDPRSAGFPPGHPPMRSFLGVPIRVHTEVFGNLYLTEKRGGGPFTDEDIALLRVLASQAGIAIGNARLYETARRRERWIEGAAAVTTTLLAGRPAADALMCVAERARMLADAEAGVVLQPTPEGGMEIVAASTHGDPGDLIGTAIAPGSPVLEQLLGGEPVFIEDSATDPRMTTHVRERFGPSMMLPLQSGGQLIGTLALPRSRGGPPYDAVDRLLASQFASQAALALVLADAQHDREQLAVYEDRDRIARDLHDLVVQRLFATEMMLESTRKRSVSSPAGDTVGDELSRAVDELDSTIQEVRTAIFTLQQPPTDAPTTFRGRVLRETGGAAVLLGFQPSVHFAGAVDALLPEPVATDLLSALRGALAAAHRRSGVSSIEVEVDAVPTRARLTVSDDGQTDSGTRGTTLTWESPI is encoded by the coding sequence ATGACGCACGCCGAACCGCTCCCCCCGGACGACGGCGACGGGCACCCCTCCAGCCTGCCCGTCCTCCTGGAGGCGGTCCTCAGCGTCGGCTCCGAACTCGAACTGCGGACCACCCTCCAGCACATCGTGGACTCGGCGACCGAGCTGTGCGCGGCCCGCTACGGTGCGCTCGGGGTCGTCGACCCCGAGCGCATCCGGCTGACCGAACTGTTCACGACCGGGGTGACCGAGGCCGAGAAGGCCGCGATCGGCCACCTGCCGGACGGCCGCTCCGGCCTGCTCGGCGCGCTCATCGCCGACCCGCGCCCCCTGCTGCTGGACGATCTGAGCCAGGACCCCCGCTCGGCGGGCTTCCCGCCCGGCCACCCGCCGATGCGCAGCTTCCTCGGCGTCCCGATCCGGGTCCACACCGAGGTGTTCGGCAACCTCTACCTCACCGAGAAGCGCGGCGGCGGCCCCTTCACCGACGAGGACATCGCACTGCTGCGCGTCCTGGCCTCGCAGGCGGGGATAGCGATCGGCAACGCCCGGCTGTACGAGACCGCGCGCCGCCGGGAGCGCTGGATCGAGGGCGCGGCCGCCGTGACCACCACCCTGCTGGCGGGCCGGCCCGCGGCGGACGCGCTGATGTGCGTGGCCGAACGGGCCCGGATGCTGGCGGACGCGGAGGCGGGGGTCGTCCTCCAGCCGACCCCCGAGGGCGGCATGGAGATCGTGGCCGCCTCCACCCACGGGGACCCGGGGGACCTGATCGGCACGGCCATCGCGCCGGGCTCCCCGGTCCTGGAACAACTCCTGGGCGGCGAACCGGTCTTCATAGAGGACTCCGCGACCGATCCCCGGATGACCACCCACGTGAGGGAGCGCTTCGGCCCCAGCATGATGCTCCCGCTCCAGAGCGGCGGCCAGCTGATCGGCACCCTGGCCCTGCCCCGGTCCCGGGGCGGCCCGCCGTACGACGCGGTGGACCGGCTCCTCGCCTCGCAGTTCGCCTCGCAGGCGGCCCTGGCCCTGGTCCTGGCGGACGCCCAGCACGACCGCGAGCAGCTGGCGGTCTACGAGGACCGCGACCGCATCGCGCGGGACCTGCACGACCTGGTGGTCCAGCGGCTGTTCGCCACGGAGATGATGCTGGAGAGCACGAGGAAGCGCTCCGTTTCCTCCCCGGCGGGCGATACGGTCGGCGACGAGCTCAGCCGGGCGGTGGACGAGCTCGACTCCACCATCCAGGAGGTCCGCACCGCCATCTTCACCCTCCAGCAACCCCCGACCGACGCCCCCACCACCTTCCGCGGCCGGGTCCTGCGCGAGACCGGCGGGGCGGCGGTCCTGCTGGGCTTCCAGCCGTCGGTCCACTTCGCGGGCGCGGTGGACGCACTGCTCCCGGAACCGGTGGCCACCGACCTCCTCTCGGCCCTGCGCGGCGCCCTGGCCGCGGCACACCGCCGCTCGGGGGTCAGCTCGATCGAGGTCGAGGTCGACGCGGTCCCCACCCGCGCCCGCCTCACCGTCTCCGACGACGGCCAGACGGATTCGGGCACCCGCGGCACCACACTGACCTGGGAATCCCCGATCTAG